Proteins encoded together in one Triticum dicoccoides isolate Atlit2015 ecotype Zavitan chromosome 7B, WEW_v2.0, whole genome shotgun sequence window:
- the LOC119337931 gene encoding N-acetyl-D-glucosamine kinase-like, whose amino-acid sequence MGGYENGDSPAAAAWEGGVILGVDGGTTSTVCVCLPAAMPPPEAPGSVAVLSRAIAGCSNRNSVGENAALETLEQVMMQALTMANTDRSAVVAVCLSVSGVNHPSDQQRMLDWICNLFPGNAKFYVENDAVAALASGTMGKLHGCVLIAGTGSIAYGVTEDGKVARAAGAGPVLGDWGSGYGIAAQALTAVIKAHDGRGPQTNLTRDIIRKLEISSPDELIGWAYADPSWARIAALVPVVVSAAEDGDKVANTILHDAVQELAESVVAVVRRLTLCGEDGKDQFPLVLVGGVLEGNKKWDISGEVIKCISKVFPGVCPIRPEVEPAIGAALLAWSHLRKESKLQNGS is encoded by the exons ATGGGCGGCTACGAGAACGGTGACTCGCCGGCGGCCGCCGCCTGGGAGGGCGGCGTGATCCTAGGCGTGGACGGAGGCACCACCAGCACCGTCTGCGTCTGCCTGCCGGCCGCAATGCCACCACCGGAGGCGCCCGGCTCCGTCGCCGTGCTCTCCCGCGCCATCGCCGGCTGCTCCAACCGTAATTCCGTCGGAG AAAACGCTGCACTGGAAACTCTAGAACAGGTCATGATGCAGGCCCTCACAATGGCCAACACAGATCGTTCTGCTGTTGTTGCAGTTTGCTTATCTGTATCTGGGGTGAACCATCCTTCAGATCAGCAGAGGATGCTGGACTGGATCTG CAACCTATTCCCtggcaatgccaagttttatgtGGAAAATGATGCGGTGGCGGCTTTAGCCAGTGGTACAATGGGAAAGCTACATGGCTGTGTATTGATTGCTGGCACAGGAAGCATTGCTTATGGGGTCACCGAAGATGGAAAAGTAGCGAGAGCAGCTGGTGCCGGTCCTGTCTTAGGCGACTGGGGTAG TGGCTATGGCATTGCTGCACAGGCCCTCACAGCAGTAATAAAAGCACATGATGGCCGTGGACCACAAACTAATCTTACAAGAGATATCATTAGGAAGCTTGAAATTTCTTCACCAGATGAGTTGATTGG GTGGGCATATGCGGATCCATCTTGGGCCCGTATTGCAGCTCTTGTACCTGTTGTGGTATCTGCTGCTGAAGATGGTGACAAAGTAGCAAACACGATACTGCATGATGCAGTGCAAGAGTTGGCTGAAAGCGTTGTAGCTGTTGTTCGGCGCCTTACATTGTGTGGTGAAG ATGGGAAAGACCAATTTCCACTTGTATTGGTTGGAGGTGTCCTTGAAGGAAATAAGAAATGGGACATCAGTGGTGAGGTCATAAAATGCATTTCCAAAGTCTTCCCAGGTGTCTGTCCTATTCGGCCCGAG GTGGAACCTGCAATTGGTGCGGCGTTGCTAGCTTGGAGCCATCTTCGTAAAGAGTCAAAGCTGCAAAATGGCAGCTGA